The Rhodoferax ferrireducens T118 DNA segment TCCCGGCGCCGGCAATGACAGGACCTTGCGGATGTTTGCGTTCCTTGATGTTGGCAGTGTGTCGGGTTCGGGCGCGGTCAATGAAAATGCGGGCAGCCTGCGCTCATCAGTCGGGGTGGGCGTCAGCTGGATATCGCCGGTCGGTCCGTTGCGACTGGCGATTGCCAAGCCCATCAAAAAGTTCGAAGGCGATAAAATCCAGACCATGCAATTTCAAATTGGAACGACTTTCTAATGAACTATCTTCTACGTCGCAGTTTTGCCAGTATTCTGTTCGGCGGCCTGCTGGTATCGGCCCAAATGCAGGCTCAAGCCCAGGAGTTCAGGATCGGATTCGTCAGTACCGACCGGATTTTCAAGGAGGCGAGTACGGCCAAGTCGGCCCAACTCAAGCTTGAGCAGGAGTTTTCCAAGCGCGAAAAAGAGATCATTGATCTGGGGGCTGCGTTGAAGACGCTGGCTGACACCTTTGACCGTGAAGCTCCTACTTTGTCGGCGGGGCAGCGCACCACGCGGCAAAAGCAGTTGGTGGAGCAGGATCGTGACTTCCAGCGCAAACGTCGTGAATTTCAGGAAGATCTGAATGCCCGCAAAAACGAAGAGTTGCAGCAGGTGATTGAGCGCGCCAACAAAGTGGTGAAGCAGGTGGCTGAAGCCGAAAAATACGACCTGATTCTGCAGGACGCGGTGTATGTCAATCCAAGACTGGATATCACCGACAAAGTCCTCAAGGTCCTGAATTCGAACGGCGTTAAATAGCGGTGCCTCAGGCAAGTGACGTGTGACGCTGCTTCTAGGTTCGATTGTCGAATTGCTTGGCGGAGATTTGCAGGGCGATGCAAGTCTCAAAATCGAGGGCTTGGCGCCACTTGAAAGCGCAACGCCACAACAGTTGAGTTTTCTCAGCCACCCCAAGTAC contains these protein-coding regions:
- a CDS encoding OmpH family outer membrane protein; translation: MNYLLRRSFASILFGGLLVSAQMQAQAQEFRIGFVSTDRIFKEASTAKSAQLKLEQEFSKREKEIIDLGAALKTLADTFDREAPTLSAGQRTTRQKQLVEQDRDFQRKRREFQEDLNARKNEELQQVIERANKVVKQVAEAEKYDLILQDAVYVNPRLDITDKVLKVLNSNGVK